Proteins encoded together in one bacterium window:
- a CDS encoding phosphoglycerate dehydrogenase, producing the protein MDRAEAGRGAARTRLHHRDGLRKDEGGDVPHRPHGRSHRGRAGGAVGCDRGGAGPVTPETATATDTAARDEARAGTEPEQGPVFRVLIADAISAEGLAPLHADGRFELVQRTGLKGEELAAALEDCDAVIVRSSTRITAEALSRAKRLKVIGRAGVGVDNIDVAAATERGIAVLNAPSGNTISAAELTFALLLAAVRRVPAADRSMRAGEWDRKSFNGIELYGKTLGLIGAGRIGGEVARRARAFGMRVIAYDPYINEERARALDLELLPLDEVLGRADIVSLHVPLTETTAGLIGKRELALLRPGAFLVNAARGGVVDEQALYEALVEGRLAGAALDVYEQEPLPPDHPLRKLDNVVLTPHLGAATREAQQNVAIEIAEAVRAALVEGDLSHALNAPAIGGEEMRRLRPLLDLATRLGRLAAALVDGPIQRVEVRYGGSAEKPLQPLSASALVGVLADAVGPGAVNFVNALHLAAARGIPVKQIRLGSYGPYSEYVDLRLEGAGGETRVAGALLAPDYPRVVRIGDYHVDIVPRGSLVVLRNRDVPGVIGRVGTVLGNAGINIAEYHQSRLEAGGTALAAIGVDGKLSVEVMEALRALPEVYDVRQVQLGE; encoded by the coding sequence CTGGACCGGGCCGAAGCTGGCCGCGGCGCTGCGCGAACGCGGCTACACCATCGCGACGGGCTACGGAAAGATGAAGGAGGAGACGTTCCGCATCGGCCACATGGGCGATCACACCGTGGCCGAGCTGGAGGAGCTGTTGGGTGTGATCGAGGAGGTGCTGGCCCGGTGACTCCGGAGACGGCGACCGCCACGGACACGGCGGCTCGGGACGAGGCCCGGGCCGGCACGGAACCGGAGCAGGGCCCGGTGTTCCGTGTTCTCATCGCGGATGCGATCTCGGCCGAAGGCCTCGCGCCGCTCCACGCGGACGGCCGCTTCGAGCTCGTCCAGCGCACCGGCCTCAAGGGCGAGGAGCTGGCCGCGGCGCTGGAGGACTGCGATGCGGTCATCGTGCGCAGCTCGACGCGCATCACCGCGGAAGCGCTGTCCCGCGCCAAGCGGCTGAAGGTGATCGGCCGCGCCGGCGTGGGTGTGGACAACATCGATGTCGCCGCCGCGACGGAGCGCGGCATCGCGGTGCTGAACGCGCCGTCCGGCAACACGATCTCCGCCGCGGAGCTGACGTTCGCCCTGCTGCTTGCCGCGGTCCGGCGCGTCCCGGCCGCGGACCGCAGCATGCGCGCCGGCGAGTGGGACCGGAAGTCGTTCAACGGCATCGAGCTCTACGGCAAGACGCTCGGGCTCATCGGCGCTGGCCGCATCGGCGGCGAGGTGGCGCGGCGGGCGCGGGCGTTCGGCATGCGCGTCATCGCCTACGACCCGTACATCAACGAGGAGCGCGCCCGGGCGCTGGACCTCGAACTGTTGCCGCTGGACGAGGTGCTGGGGCGCGCCGACATCGTCTCGCTCCACGTGCCGCTCACGGAGACGACCGCCGGGCTGATCGGCAAGCGCGAGCTCGCGCTGCTCCGGCCCGGCGCGTTCCTGGTGAACGCGGCGCGGGGCGGCGTGGTGGACGAGCAGGCGCTGTACGAGGCGCTGGTCGAGGGCCGGCTCGCGGGCGCGGCGCTCGACGTGTACGAGCAGGAGCCGCTGCCGCCGGACCATCCGCTGCGCAAGCTGGACAACGTGGTGCTGACGCCGCACCTCGGCGCGGCGACGCGCGAGGCGCAGCAGAACGTGGCGATCGAGATCGCGGAGGCGGTACGCGCGGCGCTGGTCGAGGGCGACCTCTCGCATGCGCTCAACGCGCCCGCCATCGGCGGCGAGGAGATGCGCCGGCTGCGGCCGCTGCTGGACCTGGCCACTCGGCTGGGCCGGCTCGCGGCGGCGCTGGTGGACGGCCCCATCCAGCGCGTCGAGGTGCGGTACGGCGGCTCGGCCGAGAAGCCGCTCCAGCCGCTCAGCGCGTCCGCGCTGGTGGGCGTGCTGGCGGACGCGGTCGGTCCGGGCGCGGTCAACTTCGTCAACGCGCTGCACCTGGCCGCCGCGCGCGGCATCCCGGTCAAGCAGATCCGCCTCGGCTCCTACGGGCCGTATTCCGAGTACGTGGATCTCCGGCTCGAGGGCGCAGGCGGCGAGACGCGGGTCGCGGGCGCGCTGCTCGCCCCGGACTACCCGCGTGTGGTCCGGATCGGCGACTACCACGTGGACATCGTGCCGCGCGGCTCGCTGGTCGTGCTGCGCAACCGCGACGTGCCCGGCGTGATCGGCCGTGTGGGCACCGTGCTCGGCAACGCGGGCATCAACATCGCCGAGTACCACCAGTCGCGTCTCGAAGCCGGCGGCACCGCACTCGCCGCGATCGGCGTGGACGGCAAGCTCAGCGTGGAGGTGATGGAGGCGCTGCGCGCGCTGCCGGAGGTGTACGACGTTCGGCAGGTGCAACTGGGGGAGTAG